From one uncultured Paludibacter sp. genomic stretch:
- a CDS encoding conserved hypothetical protein (Evidence 4 : Unknown function but conserved in other organisms), translated as MRINYARLGVDTIATLAQRTIETSEKAEFTALVKDNPLLAQLKKTYGEYFEVFNKVTFSGMGVDVQKADLKRDNFFRGLYRILLSMSNMEGMSLQQDAKELLPFFEPYGFEITRFSYGDETAYLNKLIEALDKPEVIAGLEKLNLKEPFTLLKKSQEDFEKLFSSQAGTNASLREMESATSLKGNLVYDLRNYLSMVNAMRDVDAWEPFYNELNEIVKAASNSSAVHPPQILPPPPMPG; from the coding sequence ATGAGAATAAATTATGCACGGCTGGGTGTGGATACTATCGCCACACTGGCGCAACGAACCATTGAAACGTCGGAAAAAGCGGAATTTACGGCGTTGGTGAAAGACAATCCGCTGCTTGCACAGTTGAAAAAAACGTATGGCGAATATTTTGAAGTGTTTAATAAAGTCACGTTTAGCGGTATGGGCGTCGATGTGCAAAAAGCCGATTTAAAAAGAGACAATTTCTTCCGGGGATTATACCGCATACTTCTCAGCATGTCGAATATGGAAGGAATGAGCTTACAGCAGGATGCTAAAGAATTGCTTCCGTTTTTTGAACCGTACGGTTTTGAAATTACGCGTTTCAGTTACGGCGACGAAACGGCTTACCTCAATAAATTGATAGAAGCCCTTGACAAACCCGAAGTAATAGCCGGTTTAGAAAAACTCAATTTGAAAGAGCCGTTTACACTCCTTAAAAAATCTCAGGAAGATTTTGAGAAACTCTTCTCTTCGCAGGCGGGCACTAACGCTTCTCTGCGTGAAATGGAATCAGCCACATCGTTAAAAGGAAACCTCGTTTATGATTTGCGTAATTACTTAAGTATGGTCAATGCTATGCGTGACGTAGATGCGTGGGAACCGTTTTATAATGAATTGAATGAAATAGTGAAAGCTGCCTCCAATTCATCAGCAGTTCATCCTCCGCAAATTCTACCGCCACCGCCTATGCCGGGATAA
- the rplL gene encoding 50S ribosomal subunit protein L7/L12 (Evidence 2a : Function from experimental evidences in other organisms; PubMedId : 10094780, 3309338, 377281, 4573678, 773698, 8603708, 9298646, 9515737, 9600841, 9868784; Product type s : structure): protein MADVKAIAKQLVELTVKEVNELKQVLKDEYGIEPAAAAVAVAAGPAAGAAAPAAEEKSSFDVVLKSAGANKLAIVKLVKELTGLGLKEAKDLVDAAPSVIKEGVSKDEAEGLKKSLTEGGAEVELK from the coding sequence ATGGCAGACGTTAAAGCTATAGCTAAACAATTGGTAGAGTTAACAGTAAAAGAAGTTAACGAACTAAAACAAGTTCTGAAAGACGAATATGGTATTGAACCCGCAGCTGCAGCAGTAGCAGTAGCAGCAGGTCCTGCAGCAGGTGCAGCAGCTCCTGCAGCTGAAGAAAAATCATCTTTTGATGTTGTTTTGAAATCAGCAGGTGCAAATAAATTAGCCATCGTTAAATTAGTAAAAGAACTTACCGGTCTTGGACTTAAAGAAGCAAAAGACTTGGTAGATGCAGCTCCTTCAGTAATCAAAGAAGGTGTGTCAAAAGACGAAGCAGAAGGCCTGAAAAAATCATTAACTGAAGGCGGAGCTGAAGTTGAACTTAAATAA
- a CDS encoding exported hypothetical protein (Evidence 5 : Unknown function): protein MKKLFFLLIVICQLCLASCEEVDFNRMPTETQTGKGTFGCYVDGNLFVGPVYGFKVVNTAKYDTINKKLEIVIRGKINNKKFGDISLLTDNIEINKILPLSVGIYSLKDSISQECLNYMVKNGGNIIFTRFDTEKNIVSGRFNLTGICMDYHYNPVEGNVVQITDGRFDLKLVK, encoded by the coding sequence ATGAAAAAATTATTCTTTTTATTAATTGTAATTTGCCAATTGTGCTTGGCGTCTTGCGAGGAAGTAGACTTTAACCGTATGCCTACGGAAACACAAACAGGTAAAGGAACGTTTGGTTGTTATGTTGATGGTAACTTATTTGTTGGTCCTGTATATGGATTTAAAGTGGTAAATACCGCTAAATATGACACTATAAATAAAAAATTGGAAATAGTTATAAGAGGAAAGATTAACAATAAGAAATTTGGTGATATTTCTTTGTTAACAGATAACATAGAGATTAATAAAATATTGCCCTTATCCGTAGGTATATATTCTTTAAAAGATTCAATTTCTCAGGAATGCTTAAATTATATGGTAAAAAATGGTGGTAACATTATTTTTACAAGATTTGATACTGAGAAGAATATCGTAAGTGGAAGGTTTAATCTTACGGGTATTTGTATGGATTATCATTATAACCCTGTAGAGGGAAATGTAGTGCAAATAACAGATGGAAGATTTGATTTAAAATTAGTAAAATAA
- the rplJ gene encoding 50S ribosomal protein L10 produces the protein MKKEDKSAIIEDLQSTLGEYSHFYLADIGGLNAAETSELRRTCYKQEIKLLVVKNTLLKKALENLDTDFSEIYSSLKGETSLMLSNTGNAPAKLIKEFSKNNKKKKPLLKAAYVEESFYIGENQLDALVAVKSKNELIGEVIGMLMSPINDVMSQLQSGANTIHGVLDTLAERNN, from the coding sequence ATGAAAAAGGAAGATAAAAGCGCAATCATAGAAGATTTACAATCAACGTTAGGTGAGTATTCTCACTTCTATTTAGCAGATATTGGCGGACTAAATGCTGCCGAAACCAGCGAATTAAGAAGAACTTGCTACAAACAAGAAATTAAACTTTTAGTAGTAAAGAATACACTGCTTAAAAAAGCTCTTGAAAATTTAGATACAGATTTTAGCGAAATTTATAGTTCGCTGAAAGGTGAAACATCACTGATGCTCTCAAATACAGGGAATGCTCCTGCTAAACTTATCAAAGAGTTCAGCAAGAACAATAAAAAGAAAAAACCTCTATTGAAAGCAGCTTATGTGGAAGAAAGTTTCTATATTGGCGAAAATCAATTGGATGCACTTGTTGCTGTCAAGAGTAAAAATGAACTTATCGGCGAAGTTATCGGAATGCTTATGTCACCGATTAATGACGTTATGTCTCAACTCCAATCCGGAGCAAATACTATCCACGGCGTGTTAGATACGTTGGCGGAAAGAAACAATTAA
- the rpoC gene encoding RNA polymerase, beta prime subunit (Evidence 2a : Function from experimental evidences in other organisms; PubMedId : 6266829, 6278450, 6287430; Product type e : enzyme), whose protein sequence is MAFKTDNKAKSSFSKISIGLASPEEILKLSSGEVLKPETINYRTYKPERDGLFCERIFGPTKDFECHCGKYKRIRYRGIVCDRCGVEVTEKKVRRERMGHIQLVVPVAHIWYFRSLPNKIGYLLGMPTKKLDAIIYYEKYVIIQAGILENNENIMAGELLSEEEYLNIMDSLPRENQLLEDNDPNKFIAKMGAEAIHDMLSRLDLDELSYDLRNRANTDTSQQRKTEALKRLQIVESFRASKLRNKPEWMIVKIVPVIPPELRPLVPLDGGRFATSDLNDLYRRVIIRNNRLKRLIEIKAPEVILRNEKRMLQEAVDSLFDNSRKSSAVKTDANRPLKSLSDSLKGKQGRFRQNLLGKRVDYSARSVIVVGPELKMHECGLPKDMAAELYKPFVIRKLIERGIVKTVKSAKKVIDRKDPVIWDILEYVMKGHPVLLNRAPTLHRLGIQAFQPKMIEGKAIQLHPLSCTAFNADFDGDQMAVHLPLGNEAVLEAQMLMLASHNILNPANGAPITVPSQDMVLGLYYITKPRTGALGEGLIFYSAEEAEIAYNEKKVELHTLIKVRLNGKDGKSELLETTVGRILFNKCVPEQMGYINELLSKKSLRDIIGRVIEECGVARTAQFLDDIKDLGYYMAFKGGLSFNLSDVIIPEEKDILVKEGNAEVEEIMNNYNMGFITPRERYNQIIDTWTHVNTKLSNVLIKQLASDRQGFNSMYMMLDSGARGSKEQIRQLAGMRGXMAKPQKSGAEGGQIIENPILSNFKEGLSVLEYFISTHGARKGLADTALKTADAGYLTRRLVDVSHDVIINEDDCGTLRGLIATEVKNNEEVISSLYERILGRVSVHDIYHPLTGELLVESGEQITEERAKQIQDSPIERVEIRSVLTCESKKGVCAKCYGRNLATGKMVHMGEAVGVIAAQSIGEPGTQLTLRTFHVGGIASNIAAESNITLRYDGRLEFEELRTVDAVDENGKDCRVVVSRLAEMRVIDPHTSIILTTQNVPYGSKLYAKEGEMGKKGQIICTWDPFNAVIIAETEGKIEFESVIENITYKTEIDDTTGLREKIIIESKDKNKVPSAHILDKNGEILRTYNLPVGAHLVLDDGNNIKAGQMLVKIPRAVGKAGDITGGLPRVTELFEARNPSNPAVVAEIDGEVNFGKIKRGNRELSVTSKSGEVKKYLIPLSKQILVQENDFVRAGTPLSDGATTPTDILMIKGPTAVQDYIVNEVQDVYRLQGVKINDKHFEVIVRQMMRKVEIIEQGDTRFLEKQVVDKNEFMEENDRIWGKKVIIDAGDSQTLKPGQIITARKLRDENSVLKRKDLKLVETRDAVPATSNQILQGITRAALQTNSFMSAASFQETTKVLNDAAINGKVDKLEGMKENVICGHLIPAGTGLREYEKIIVGSRDEYEKMMDARKNVLDINQDDEDVEL, encoded by the coding sequence ATGGCTTTTAAAACTGATAATAAAGCAAAGAGTAGTTTTAGTAAAATCTCTATAGGTTTAGCTTCTCCCGAAGAAATTTTAAAACTTTCGAGTGGTGAAGTACTAAAACCGGAAACTATAAATTATCGTACCTACAAACCTGAACGCGACGGACTTTTCTGCGAACGTATTTTTGGCCCTACCAAAGACTTTGAATGTCATTGTGGAAAGTATAAACGTATCCGTTATCGCGGNATCGTTTGTGATCGTTGCGGTGTAGAAGTNACCGAGAAAAAAGTGCGTCGTGAACGTATGGGACACATACAATTAGTGGTTCCGGTAGCTCACATTTGGTATTTCCGTTCATTGCCAAACAAAATTGGTTATTTACTTGGAATGCCGACTAAAAAACTTGATGCAATCATTTATTACGAAAAATATGTGATTATTCAAGCCGGTATTCTTGAGAATAACGAAAATATTATGGCAGGTGAATTACTTTCGGAAGAAGAATATCTGAATATTATGGATTCACTTCCTCGCGAAAACCAACTTTTGGAAGATAATGATCCTAATAAATTTATCGCAAAGATGGGAGCGGAAGCTATTCATGATATGCTTTCACGCCTTGACTTGGATGAACTTTCGTATGATTTGCGTAACCGTGCAAATACGGATACTTCTCAACAGCGTAAAACTGAGGCGCTAAAACGCCTTCAAATCGTGGAATCGTTCCGTGCTTCAAAATTACGTAATAAACCGGAGTGGATGATTGTAAAAATAGTTCCGGTTATTCCACCGGAATTGCGTCCGTTGGTGCCACTTGATGGTGGACGTTTTGCCACATCGGATTTGAATGATTTGTACCGTCGTGTAATTATTCGTAACAATCGTTTGAAACGATTAATTGAAATCAAAGCTCCCGAAGTGATTTTACGTAACGAAAAACGTATGTTGCAGGAAGCGGTAGATTCATTATTTGATAATTCGCGTAAATCAAGTGCAGTAAAAACAGATGCAAACCGTCCGTTGAAATCACTTTCCGATAGTTTGAAAGGAAAACAAGGACGTTTCCGTCAAAACTTGCTTGGTAAACGTGTGGATTATTCAGCCCGTTCGGTAATTGTTGTAGGACCGGAATTAAAAATGCATGAATGCGGTTTGCCTAAAGATATGGCAGCCGAACTTTATAAACCGTTCGTAATTCGTAAGTTGATTGAGCGCGGTATTGTAAAAACCGTAAAATCTGCTAAAAAGGTTATAGATCGCAAAGACCCTGTAATTTGGGATATTTTAGAGTACGTGATGAAAGGACATCCCGTATTACTAAACCGTGCCCCAACACTACACCGTTTGGGTATTCAAGCGTTTCAACCAAAAATGATTGAAGGAAAAGCTATTCAACTTCACCCGCTTTCGTGTACTGCATTCAATGCCGACTTTGACGGAGACCAAATGGCTGTGCATTTACCTCTTGGGAATGAAGCTGTTTTGGAAGCTCAAATGTTGATGTTGGCTTCACATAATATCTTGAATCCTGCAAATGGAGCTCCTATTACGGTTCCTTCTCAAGATATGGTACTTGGTTTGTATTACATTACAAAACCACGTACAGGAGCTTTGGGTGAAGGATTAATTTTTTACTCTGCCGAGGAAGCTGAAATTGCTTATAACGAGAAGAAAGTTGAACTTCACACTTTGATTAAAGTTCGTCTTAATGGAAAAGATGGCAAGTCTGAATTGTTGGAAACTACTGTAGGACGTATTTTATTTAATAAATGCGTACCGGAACAAATGGGCTACATCAATGAACTGCTTTCTAAAAAATCACTTCGTGATATTATTGGACGTGTAATTGAAGAATGCGGAGTAGCTCGTACAGCTCAATTCTTGGATGATATTAAAGATTTAGGATATTATATGGCATTCAAAGGCGGATTATCCTTTAATTTGAGTGATGTTATTATTCCTGAAGAAAAAGATATATTGGTAAAAGAAGGAAATGCGGAAGTGGAAGAAATAATGAATAACTACAATATGGGATTCATCACTCCGCGTGAACGATACAACCAAATTATTGATACTTGGACACACGTAAACACAAAACTTTCAAATGTATTGATTAAGCAACTTGCATCTGATCGTCAAGGATTTAATTCCATGTATATGATGTTGGATTCAGGCGCGCGTGGTTCAAAAGAACAAATTCGTCAGTTAGCAGGTATGCGTGGTTTNATGGCAAAACCTCAAAAATCAGGCGCTGAAGGCGGACAAATTATCGAAAACCCGATTTTATCAAACTTTAAAGAAGGACTTTCGGTGTTGGAATACTTTATTTCAACACACGGTGCTCGTAAAGGGTTGGCGGATACGGCTTTGAAAACAGCTGACGCAGGTTATTTAACCCGTCGTTTGGTAGATGTATCTCACGATGTGATTATCAATGAAGATGACTGTGGAACTTTGCGCGGCTTGATTGCTACGGAAGTGAAAAATAACGAAGAAGTTATTTCATCACTTTACGAACGTATTTTAGGACGTGTTTCTGTTCACGATATTTACCATCCATTAACCGGTGAACTGCTTGTAGAATCAGGAGAACAAATTACGGAAGAAAGAGCAAAACAAATTCAGGATTCTCCAATTGAAAGAGTTGAAATCCGTTCGGTTTTAACTTGTGAATCTAAAAAAGGTGTTTGTGCTAAATGTTACGGACGTAATTTGGCAACAGGAAAAATGGTTCATATGGGTGAAGCTGTGGGAGTTATTGCAGCGCAATCTATCGGTGAGCCTGGAACACAGTTAACACTTCGTACGTTCCACGTGGGAGGTATTGCATCTAACATTGCAGCAGAATCAAATATTACGCTTCGTTATGATGGACGTTTGGAATTTGAAGAGCTTCGTACGGTAGATGCGGTGGATGAAAACGGAAAAGATTGCCGTGTAGTGGTAAGTCGTCTGGCTGAAATGCGCGTAATTGATCCGCATACAAGTATTATTCTTACTACTCAAAACGTTCCTTACGGTTCAAAATTATATGCTAAAGAAGGCGAAATGGGCAAAAAAGGTCAGATAATATGTACTTGGGACCCATTCAACGCTGTAATTATAGCAGAAACTGAAGGTAAAATTGAATTTGAGTCGGTTATTGAGAATATTACTTACAAAACCGAAATTGATGACACTACCGGACTTCGTGAAAAGATTATCATCGAATCAAAAGATAAAAATAAAGTTCCAAGCGCACATATTTTGGATAAAAATGGAGAAATTCTTCGTACATATAACTTGCCTGTAGGTGCACATTTGGTTCTTGACGATGGAAATAACATCAAAGCGGGTCAAATGTTGGTAAAAATACCTCGTGCCGTAGGAAAGGCGGGTGATATTACCGGAGGTCTTCCACGTGTTACAGAGTTGTTTGAAGCTCGAAATCCATCTAATCCGGCAGTAGTAGCCGAAATTGACGGAGAAGTAAACTTTGGTAAGATTAAACGCGGTAACCGTGAACTTTCTGTTACTTCAAAATCAGGCGAAGTGAAAAAATATTTGATTCCACTTTCAAAACAGATACTTGTTCAGGAAAATGACTTTGTACGTGCAGGAACACCACTTTCGGACGGTGCAACCACTCCTACCGATATTTTGATGATTAAAGGTCCCACCGCTGTTCAAGATTATATTGTAAACGAAGTTCAGGACGTATACCGCTTACAAGGTGTGAAAATTAATGATAAACACTTTGAAGTAATTGTACGCCAAATGATGCGCAAGGTAGAAATCATAGAACAGGGTGATACTCGTTTCCTTGAAAAACAAGTGGTGGATAAGAACGAGTTTATGGAAGAAAATGACCGTATTTGGGGTAAAAAAGTGATTATTGACGCCGGCGATTCTCAAACATTGAAACCGGGACAAATTATTACCGCCCGTAAATTACGCGATGAAAACAGTGTGCTGAAACGTAAAGACCTTAAACTGGTTGAAACACGTGATGCAGTTCCTGCAACATCAAATCAAATTCTTCAGGGTATTACTCGTGCCGCACTTCAAACCAATAGCTTTATGTCGGCTGCGTCGTTCCAGGAAACTACCAAAGTATTGAACGATGCTGCAATTAACGGTAAAGTTGATAAATTGGAAGGAATGAAAGAAAACGTTATTTGCGGACATTTGATTCCTGCGGGAACCGGTTTACGCGAATATGAAAAAATCATTGTCGGTTCACGCGATGAGTATGAAAAAATGATGGACGCACGTAAAAATGTATTGGATATTAATCAGGACGATGAAGATGTAGAATTATAA
- the rpoB gene encoding RNA polymerase, beta subunit (Evidence 2a : Function from experimental evidences in other organisms; PubMedId : 2068078, 377281, 6266829, 7011900, 9893021; Product type e : enzyme): MEYPDFLEVQLKSFHDFFQMDTAPEKRKTEGLYKVFTENFPIADTRNNFVLEFLDYFIDPPRYTLEECLERGLTYSVPLKAKLKLYCTDPDHEDFDTVIQDVYLGPIPYMTPKGTFVINGAERVIVSQLHRSPGVFFGQSIHSNGTKLYSARIIPFRGSWIEFATDINNVMYAYIDRKKKLPVTTLLRAIGFESDKDILXIFNLAEEVKVNKTNLKKAVGQKLAARVLKTWNEDFVDEDTGEVVTIERNEVIIDRETVLENHHIDEIIESGTQAVLLHKEDANQSDYAIIYNTLQKDPSNSEKEAVLYIYRQLRNAEPADDSTAREVITNLFFSEKRYDLGDVGRFRINRKLNLNISEDIKVLTKEDIIEIIKYLIELINSKADVDDIDHLSNRRVRTVGEQLFNQFGVGLARMARTIRERMNVRDNEVFTPIDLINAKSISSVINSFFGTNALSQFMDQQNPLAEITHKRRMSALGPGGLSRERAGFEVRDVHYTHYGRLCPIETPEGPNIGLISSLCIYAKINELGFIETPYRKVEDAKVDITSAGIKYFTAEEEEDLVIAQGNAPLNEDGTFIRKIVKTRLGADFPVVAPAEVNLMDVSPSQIASIAAALIPFLXHDDANRALMGSNMMRQAVPLLRCEAPIVGTGIEGQXISDSRTQVIAEGEGVVEFVDATTIKIKYNRTEEEEFVSFDSTVTTYELPKFQKTNQNTTIDLRPIVKKGDKVTTGQILTEGYSTQNGELALGRNLKVAFMPWKGYNFEDAIVINERVVREDIFTSVHVVEQLLEVRETXRGIEEFTADIPNVSEDATKDLDENGIIRVGARIEPGDIIIGKITPKGESDPSPEEKLLRAIFGDKAGDVKDASLKATPSLSGVVIGKRLFSKAQKNRKSKLADKAILPKLDEDFEEQAAKLKEILIEKLLVIIEDKTSAGVKDYLGTDIISRQSKFTAERLREIDYTTVQLSKWTQDNHKNDLIRQLILNYLRKYKELDAHLKRQKFNITIGDELPNGIVQMAKVYIAKKRKIRVGDKMAGRHGNKGIVSRIVRQEDMPFLEDGTPVDIVLXPLGVPSRMNLGQIFETVLGWAGKELGLKFATPIFDGADLXXLDQWCDKAGVPRYGKTYLYDGGTGERFDQTATVGIIYMLKLGHMVEDKMHARSIGPYSLITQQPLGGKAQFGGQRFGEMEVWALEAFGASHILQEILTVKSDDVMGRARTYESIVKGDPMPVPGIPESLNVLLHELRGLGLSIHLE, encoded by the coding sequence ATGGAATATCCTGATTTTTTAGAAGTACAATTAAAATCTTTCCACGACTTTTTTCAAATGGATACGGCTCCTGAAAAAAGGAAAACAGAAGGGTTATATAAAGTTTTTACTGAAAACTTCCCCATTGCCGATACACGAAATAATTTCGTACTTGAGTTTCTCGACTATTTTATAGATCCGCCTCGTTACACCCTTGAGGAGTGTTTAGAACGTGGATTGACTTACAGTGTACCACTGAAAGCCAAACTTAAGTTGTATTGTACCGATCCTGATCATGAGGATTTTGATACGGTAATTCAAGACGTTTATCTCGGACCTATTCCTTATATGACACCCAAAGGCACATTTGTTATAAATGGCGCCGAACGTGTTATTGTATCACAGTTACATCGTTCGCCGGGTGTATTCTTTGGACAAAGCATCCACTCTAACGGTACAAAACTGTACTCTGCCCGTATTATTCCTTTCCGCGGTTCGTGGATTGAATTTGCAACGGACATAAATAACGTGATGTATGCTTACATCGATCGTAAAAAGAAATTACCTGTAACAACACTTTTGAGAGCCATTGGTTTCGAAAGTGATAAGGATATTTTAGANATTTTCAATCTCGCAGAAGAAGTTAAGGTCAATAAAACCAATCTTAAAAAAGCTGTTGGGCAAAAATTAGCAGCACGTGTATTAAAAACGTGGAATGAAGATTTTGTAGATGAAGATACCGGTGAGGTAGTTACAATTGAACGTAACGAGGTGATTATTGATCGTGAAACCGTACTTGAAAATCATCATATTGATGAAATTATAGAATCAGGTACACAAGCTGTTCTTTTACACAAAGAAGATGCTAATCAAAGCGATTATGCCATCATTTACAATACATTACAAAAAGACCCGAGTAACTCGGAAAAAGAAGCGGTACTTTATATTTACCGTCAGTTGCGTAATGCAGAACCTGCAGATGATTCTACTGCAAGAGAGGTNATTACGAATTTGTTCTTTTCCGAAAAAAGATACGACTTGGGAGATGTTGGTCGTTTCCGAATTAACCGGAAACTTAACCTTAACATTAGTGAAGATATAAAAGTATTGACAAAAGAAGATATTATTGAAATTATCAAATATCTGATTGAGTTAATTAATTCAAAAGCGGATGTAGATGATATAGACCACTTGAGTAATCGTCGTGTACGTACNGTTGGCGAACAATTGTTTAATCAATTTGGTGTAGGTTTAGCCCGTATGGCTCGTACTATTCGTGAGCGTATGAATGTGCGTGATAATGAAGTATTTACTCCGATAGATTTAATTAATGCAAAAAGTATTTCTTCTGTTATTAATTCATTCTTTGGAACAAATGCATTATCGCAGTTTATGGATCAACAAAATCCATTGGCTGAGATTACTCATAAGCGTCGTATGTCTGCATTAGGTCCTGGCGGACTTTCTCGCGAACGTGCNGGATTTGAAGTACGTGACGTACACTACACACATTATGGACGTCTTTGTCCTATTGAAACTCCGGAAGGTCCGAACATTGGATTGATTTCATCGCTTTGTATCTATGCTAAAATCAACGAATTAGGATTTATTGAAACTCCTTACCGTAAAGTAGAAGATGCAAAAGTAGATATAACTTCAGCCGGAATAAAATATTTTACGGCGGAAGAAGAAGAAGATTTAGTAATAGCGCAAGGAAATGCTCCGTTGAATGAAGACGGAACNTTTATTCGTAAGATTGTAAAAACTCGTTTGGGAGCAGATTTTCCGGTAGTAGCGCCGGCAGAAGTAAATTTGATGGATGTTTCTCCTTCGCAAATTGCTTCAATTGCGGCTGCGCTCATTCCATTTTTAGANCACGATGATGCTAACCGTGCGTTGATGGGNTCTAATATGATGCGTCAAGCAGTTCCATTGTTACGTTGTGAAGCGCCGATTGTTGGTACAGGNATTGAAGGTCAANTAATTAGCGATTCCCGCACACAAGTTATTGCAGAAGGGGAAGGTGTTGTAGAATTTGTAGACGCAACTACCATAAAAATTAAATATAATAGAACCGAAGAAGAGGAATTTGTAAGTTTTGATAGTACTGTAACTACCTATGAATTACCTAAATTCCAAAAAACGAACCAAAATACAACAATTGACCTTCGTCCTATAGTAAAAAAAGGAGACAAAGTTACGACAGGACAAATTTTGACGGAAGGTTATTCGACACAAAATGGAGAGTTAGCGCTGGGACGTAACCTCAAAGTTGCATTTATGCCTTGGAAAGGGTACAACTTTGAAGATGCTATCGTAATTAACGAACGTGTTGTTCGTGAAGATATTTTCACCTCAGTACACGTAGTAGAACAGCTTCTTGAGGTTCGTGAAACAAANCGTGGTATTGAAGAATTTACGGCTGACATACCAAATGTAAGTGAAGATGCCACAAAAGATTTGGATGAAAACGGTATTATTCGCGTTGGAGCTCGCATTGAACCGGGCGATATAATTATTGGTAAAATTACGCCAAAAGGAGAATCAGATCCTTCACCGGAAGAAAAATTACTTCGTGCGATATTTGGTGATAAAGCCGGGGATGTGAAAGATGCTTCTTTGAAAGCAACTCCTTCGTTGTCAGGTGTAGTTATCGGAAAGCGTTTGTTCTCAAAAGCTCAAAAAAATAGAAAATCAAAACTGGCAGATAAAGCTATTCTTCCTAAATTAGATGAAGATTTTGAAGAACAAGCAGCAAAATTAAAAGAAATATTAATAGAAAAACTGCTTGTAATTATTGAAGACAAAACTTCAGCCGGAGTAAAAGATTATTTGGGAACCGACATTATTTCGCGTCAAAGTAAATTTACAGCCGAACGTCTTCGTGAAATTGATTATACCACTGTTCAGTTAAGTAAATGGACACAAGACAATCATAAAAACGACTTAATTCGTCAATTGATTTTGAATTATTTGCGTAAATACAAAGAATTAGACGCACATCTGAAACGTCAGAAATTCAACATCACAATTGGTGATGAACTTCCAAACGGAATTGTACAAATGGCAAAAGTATACATTGCTAAAAAACGTAAGATACGTGTGGGAGATAAAATGGCGGGTCGTCACGGAAACAAAGGTATTGTATCGCGTATCGTTCGTCAGGAAGATATGCCTTTCTTGGAAGACGGAACTCCGGTAGATATAGTATTAAANCCGCTTGGTGTACCTTCACGTATGAACCTTGGACAGATTTTTGAAACAGTACTGGGTTGGGCAGGTAAAGAATTAGGATTAAAATTTGCAACTCCTATTTTTGATGGAGCGGATTTGNGTGANTTAGATCAATGGTGTGATAAAGCCGGCGTGCCTCGCTATGGTAAAACATATCTGTATGATGGTGGAACCGGTGAACGTTTTGACCAAACAGCAACTGTAGGTATAATTTATATGTTGAAATTGGGACATATGGTGGAAGACAAAATGCATGCGCGTTCTATCGGTCCTTATTCGCTTATTACACAACAGCCGCTTGGAGGTAAGGCTCAATTTGGTGGTCAACGTTTTGGAGAAATGGAAGTTTGGGCGCTTGAAGCATTTGGAGCGTCGCACATTTTGCAAGAAATCCTTACCGTAAAATCNGATGATGTAATGGGACGTGCACGTACTTATGAATCCATTGTAAAAGGTGACCCAATGCCTGTTCCTGGAATTCCGGAATCACTCAACGTATTGTTACATGAGCTTCGCGGATTAGGATTAAGCATCCATTTGGAATAA